Proteins from a single region of Bacilli bacterium:
- a CDS encoding ATP-dependent Clp protease proteolytic subunit: MGENTFHNEAPPAPVQDENAKAQSVDAIQQLGQTSTPATDSNIYCLTIIGQVEGHVVLPPQNKTTKYEHLIPQLVAAEQNQKIEGVLVILNTVGGDVEAGLAIAELIASLSKPTVTLVLGGGHSIGVPIAVAAQHSFIAETATMTIHPIRLNGMVIGVPQTFEYLEKMQERVNRFVVNHSRISEEKLKELMFKTGELARDIGTTVVGADAVKYGLIDAIGGIGEAIAELNRRIEAARGDNPIGKTAGGIVQ, translated from the coding sequence TTGGGCGAAAACACGTTTCACAACGAGGCGCCGCCGGCGCCGGTACAGGACGAAAATGCGAAAGCGCAATCTGTCGACGCGATCCAGCAATTGGGCCAAACGAGCACGCCGGCGACCGACTCCAACATCTACTGCCTGACGATTATCGGGCAGGTTGAAGGGCATGTGGTGCTGCCGCCGCAAAACAAGACGACGAAATACGAGCATTTGATTCCGCAGTTGGTGGCTGCCGAGCAAAACCAGAAAATCGAAGGCGTGTTGGTGATACTGAATACCGTAGGCGGAGATGTCGAGGCGGGCTTGGCAATAGCGGAGTTGATCGCTTCGCTGTCCAAGCCGACGGTTACGCTGGTGCTGGGCGGCGGGCACAGCATCGGTGTGCCGATCGCGGTTGCCGCGCAGCATTCCTTTATCGCCGAGACGGCGACGATGACGATTCATCCGATCCGTTTAAACGGCATGGTCATTGGTGTTCCGCAAACGTTTGAATACCTGGAAAAAATGCAGGAGCGTGTCAACCGTTTCGTGGTCAATCATTCGCGTATCAGCGAAGAGAAACTGAAAGAATTGATGTTCAAAACGGGCGAATTGGCCAGAGATATCGGAACGACGGTGGTCGGCGCGGATGCGGTGAAGTACGGTCTCATTGACGCAATCGGCGGTATCGGCGAGGCGATCGCCGAATTGAACCGCCGCATTGAAGCGGCACGAGGCGATAACCCAATCGGCAAAACCGCGGGAGGGATCGTCCAGTGA
- a CDS encoding YlzJ-like family protein yields the protein MILYTPVPAEYVFPQKNDEQKPLQEIQVNGVIMQVEPLSAKQAKIVRLISPNPSDFLNPRYAPGQIIDFAPVFHNR from the coding sequence GTGATTTTGTATACGCCTGTCCCGGCGGAATATGTTTTTCCGCAAAAAAACGATGAGCAGAAACCGTTGCAGGAAATCCAGGTGAACGGCGTCATCATGCAGGTGGAGCCGCTCTCGGCAAAACAAGCGAAAATCGTCAGGCTGATCAGCCCGAACCCGTCCGATTTTTTGAACCCCCGGTATGCCCCGGGGCAAATCATCGACTTTGCGCCGGTTTTTCACAACCGATAA
- a CDS encoding DNA translocase FtsK, giving the protein MARKRKKSAKRHAVLKYEVYGILMIVLSVISVAGKGLLPGLGTVGRSLSYINFFLLGRWYFVIPMFFIFLGFLTMTRKKMSPLWRYRLSGTFVFIWALAIFTHLQLIELMFPKGNIAYAQLFAEPFDNLRQLLASSRTELDVRMFKQNLGGGMIGAISTVLFVYLFGSTGTSLIDYALFAIGFIYITGLSYVELGGKIKRAAAFLAGLLLNKLAAFIKLFRIKQSALQKQRDIRRRTTITLATDEDLNEETLRPRHAGKSVFGLLRELLAKDQSDPPEQTENSDAADDGENVTHIAPVLAEADSRADAEESDLPRFHDSAAYAETERYGAIPRHQAHDHGAADASLDEEADKVEFSGSKPGRDTTYTLPPFHLLNKPAPGKSGEQFDFKSNARKLEATLESFGVRTKVLDIVKGPAVTRYEIQPDVGVKVSRIVNLADDIALALAAKDLRMEAPIPGKSAIGIEVPNSEISMVTIREVMESAAFNEAESKLSIVLGRDISGVTIVANLAKMPHLLVAGATGSGKSVCINGMITSILYKAKPDEVKFLMIDPKMVELNVYNGIPHLLAPVVTDPRRASLALKKVVQEMEKRYELFSKTGTRNMEGYNAIAAEIGEETLPYIVVIVDELADLMMVAANDVEDAICRLAQMARAAGIHLIIATQRPSVDVITGLIKANIPSRIAFGVSSQVDSRTILDTAGAEKLLGRGDMLFLPVGASKPIRVQGAFVSDHEVEAVVQFVRSQEQASYREEMVPEVEETAEEAHEPLDELFNQAVQIVLEARQASVSLLQRRLRIGYTRAARLIDAMEASGIVGPYEGSKPREVLMTLEQFQRGRMSS; this is encoded by the coding sequence TTGGCGCGAAAACGCAAAAAATCCGCGAAACGGCATGCCGTGTTGAAATATGAAGTATACGGCATCCTCATGATCGTACTCTCCGTTATCTCCGTCGCCGGAAAGGGCCTGCTGCCCGGACTGGGCACGGTTGGCCGCAGCCTTAGCTATATCAACTTCTTTTTGCTGGGCAGATGGTATTTTGTCATCCCGATGTTTTTTATTTTCCTCGGATTTTTAACGATGACCCGCAAAAAGATGTCTCCATTGTGGCGGTACCGGCTTTCCGGTACATTCGTGTTTATTTGGGCGCTTGCGATTTTTACCCATTTGCAGCTTATCGAGCTTATGTTTCCGAAAGGGAATATCGCTTACGCGCAATTGTTTGCCGAGCCTTTTGACAATTTGCGGCAGCTGCTCGCTTCATCCCGTACGGAACTGGATGTGCGCATGTTCAAACAAAACCTGGGCGGCGGCATGATCGGAGCGATTTCAACCGTACTATTCGTTTATTTGTTCGGATCCACGGGCACGAGCCTGATCGATTATGCCTTGTTCGCCATCGGATTCATCTACATAACCGGGCTTTCTTATGTTGAGCTTGGCGGAAAAATCAAGCGTGCGGCCGCTTTTTTGGCCGGTTTATTGCTAAACAAGTTGGCGGCGTTTATCAAGCTGTTCCGCATCAAGCAATCAGCTTTGCAAAAACAACGGGATATCCGCCGGCGCACGACGATTACGCTGGCAACAGACGAAGATTTGAACGAAGAGACGCTTAGACCCCGGCATGCGGGGAAGTCCGTTTTCGGGCTGTTGCGGGAATTGCTGGCAAAAGATCAAAGCGACCCGCCTGAGCAAACGGAAAACAGCGACGCGGCCGATGACGGCGAGAATGTGACACACATTGCGCCGGTTCTTGCTGAAGCGGATTCGCGCGCCGACGCGGAGGAGTCCGATCTGCCGCGATTTCACGACAGCGCGGCGTATGCGGAAACAGAGCGTTACGGCGCGATTCCGCGGCATCAAGCGCACGATCACGGCGCCGCAGATGCTTCGCTTGACGAGGAAGCGGACAAGGTGGAGTTTTCCGGATCAAAACCGGGAAGAGACACGACCTACACGCTGCCGCCGTTTCATTTGCTGAACAAACCCGCTCCGGGGAAAAGCGGCGAACAGTTTGACTTCAAAAGCAACGCCCGCAAGCTGGAAGCCACGTTGGAAAGCTTTGGCGTACGCACGAAAGTGCTGGATATTGTAAAAGGACCCGCGGTGACCCGTTACGAAATTCAACCCGATGTCGGCGTGAAAGTAAGCCGCATCGTCAATCTGGCGGACGATATCGCGCTGGCGCTGGCGGCAAAAGATTTGCGCATGGAAGCGCCGATTCCGGGGAAATCGGCGATCGGCATCGAGGTGCCGAACTCGGAAATCTCCATGGTAACGATACGCGAAGTAATGGAAAGCGCGGCGTTCAACGAAGCCGAGTCGAAGCTGTCGATCGTGTTGGGCCGGGATATTTCCGGTGTCACAATCGTCGCCAATCTGGCGAAAATGCCGCATTTGCTTGTGGCCGGCGCAACCGGATCCGGCAAATCGGTGTGCATCAACGGCATGATCACGAGCATCTTATACAAGGCGAAACCGGATGAAGTAAAGTTTCTCATGATCGATCCGAAGATGGTGGAATTGAACGTTTACAACGGTATTCCCCACCTGCTCGCCCCCGTTGTCACTGATCCGCGCCGCGCTTCGCTGGCATTGAAAAAAGTTGTGCAGGAGATGGAAAAGCGCTACGAGCTGTTTTCCAAAACGGGTACGCGCAACATGGAAGGTTACAATGCGATCGCGGCGGAAATAGGGGAAGAAACGCTCCCGTATATTGTCGTCATCGTCGATGAATTGGCGGATTTGATGATGGTTGCGGCAAACGACGTGGAAGACGCCATCTGCCGCCTGGCGCAAATGGCGCGCGCCGCCGGCATTCATCTGATTATCGCCACCCAGCGTCCGTCCGTCGACGTCATCACCGGATTGATCAAAGCCAACATCCCTTCGCGTATCGCCTTCGGTGTTTCTTCGCAAGTGGATTCCCGCACAATACTGGATACGGCGGGCGCGGAAAAACTGCTGGGCAGAGGGGACATGTTGTTTTTGCCCGTTGGCGCGTCCAAGCCAATTCGCGTGCAAGGGGCGTTCGTATCGGATCACGAAGTGGAAGCGGTCGTGCAATTTGTCCGTTCGCAGGAACAAGCCTCTTATCGGGAAGAAATGGTGCCCGAGGTCGAGGAAACGGCGGAAGAGGCGCACGAACCGTTGGATGAATTGTTTAACCAGGCGGTGCAAATTGTGCTGGAAGCCAGACAAGCCTCCGTTTCGCTGTTGCAGCGCAGGCTGCGCATCGGCTATACACGGGCTGCCCGTTTGATCGACGCGATGGAAGCCTCCGGCATTGTGGGCCCCTATGAAGGGAGCAAACCACGAGAAGTGTTGATGACGCTGGAGCAATTTCAACGGGGAAGAATGAGTTCATAA
- the sleB gene encoding spore cortex-lytic enzyme, whose protein sequence is MHKRLVWITAAIILVLLGVMQMKASLHDAGAFSHTTLKYGSTGADVRELQGRLQHLGYYRGDIDGDFGYATLQAVKTFQWKFGMKVDGIVGAKTKLKLWKATKNWRPGADMARAQAAGGRMLGNSNSFGLSANDMRIMANAVYGESRGEPFLGQVAVAAVILNRVKSPKFPNTVHGVIFQPGAFTAVSDGQIWLTPNETSRRAVELALRGFDPTGGSIYYFNPATATSGWIWSRPQVKKIGKHIFCK, encoded by the coding sequence ATGCATAAACGGCTTGTTTGGATTACCGCAGCCATCATCTTGGTACTGCTTGGCGTTATGCAAATGAAAGCTTCGCTGCACGATGCAGGAGCATTCAGTCATACAACTCTCAAATACGGCTCAACGGGCGCGGATGTCCGGGAACTGCAAGGCCGGTTGCAGCATTTGGGGTATTACCGCGGGGATATCGACGGCGATTTTGGCTATGCCACTTTGCAGGCGGTCAAAACCTTTCAATGGAAATTCGGCATGAAGGTGGACGGCATTGTCGGCGCCAAAACCAAACTGAAATTGTGGAAGGCGACCAAAAACTGGCGGCCAGGCGCGGATATGGCGCGAGCGCAAGCGGCCGGCGGCCGGATGCTGGGAAACAGCAATTCGTTCGGTTTATCCGCCAATGATATGCGGATTATGGCCAACGCGGTGTACGGCGAGTCGCGCGGGGAACCGTTTTTGGGGCAGGTAGCGGTGGCGGCGGTCATTTTAAACCGGGTCAAATCACCCAAATTCCCCAACACGGTGCATGGCGTTATCTTTCAGCCCGGCGCTTTTACAGCCGTCTCGGACGGGCAAATATGGCTTACCCCCAACGAAACGTCGAGGCGGGCGGTGGAACTGGCGCTGCGCGGATTTGACCCGACCGGCGGCAGCATCTATTATTTCAATCCGGCAACGGCGACTTCCGGATGGATTTGGAGCAGACCGCAAGTGAAAAAAATCGGGAAGCATATTTTTTGCAAATAA
- a CDS encoding insulinase family protein, which translates to MRPFRFERGAVRQIRIHVLPTSRFKTFAIALFIGTPLTELNVTATALIPHVLRRGNALYPETKAFRERLDDLYGAGFGFDVFKRGDMQVVQFRMDVIHDAFVGGEKRLLAEALEFLGATVCRPAEENGRFITKYVKAEKTTLQNRLRAIVNDKARYAAERCIAEMFAGQPFGLSAYGRSTDLPEMDAASLFAHYSDLLEHAAMDLYVVGNVDPEQVSSLVEKYFCLKKSSPVGYATNPAHAARPQIKKVVEEMAVTQGKLNLGLITGITYGDKLYVPALMYNGILGAYPHSKLFQNVREKASLAYYAASRLDAHKGIMNIFSGIEVRNYKQALQIIREQLAAMEAGEISETEISQTRAMLTNALREICDSAYEMISFDFNNRVAHVERSVPELLDRLAGVTAAAIQQAAQQVRLDTVYFLRDDQKAQGGKNVAETSV; encoded by the coding sequence TTGCGGCCATTTCGTTTCGAGCGCGGCGCCGTCAGGCAAATCCGCATCCATGTGCTGCCGACCAGCCGCTTTAAAACTTTCGCGATCGCTTTGTTTATCGGCACGCCGCTTACGGAACTTAACGTTACGGCGACAGCGCTCATTCCGCATGTGCTGCGCCGGGGCAATGCGCTGTACCCCGAGACCAAGGCGTTCCGCGAACGGCTGGACGATCTGTACGGAGCCGGGTTCGGCTTTGATGTTTTTAAACGCGGCGACATGCAAGTCGTGCAATTTCGCATGGATGTAATCCATGACGCGTTTGTCGGCGGGGAAAAACGCCTGTTGGCGGAAGCGCTGGAATTTTTGGGCGCGACTGTTTGCCGACCCGCCGAGGAAAACGGACGCTTTATCACCAAATATGTTAAGGCGGAAAAAACGACGCTGCAAAACCGGCTCAGGGCGATCGTCAATGACAAAGCCCGGTACGCCGCGGAACGCTGCATCGCGGAAATGTTCGCAGGCCAGCCCTTTGGCTTAAGCGCGTACGGCAGAAGTACCGATTTGCCGGAAATGGACGCCGCTTCATTGTTTGCCCATTATTCGGATTTGCTTGAACATGCGGCCATGGATTTGTATGTCGTGGGTAATGTCGATCCGGAACAAGTAAGCAGCCTTGTCGAAAAATACTTTTGCCTGAAAAAATCATCGCCTGTAGGCTATGCGACGAATCCGGCGCATGCTGCGCGGCCGCAAATCAAAAAGGTGGTCGAAGAGATGGCGGTTACCCAGGGCAAATTGAATCTGGGACTTATCACGGGGATAACTTACGGAGATAAGCTGTACGTTCCGGCGCTTATGTACAACGGAATTTTGGGCGCGTATCCGCATTCCAAGCTGTTTCAAAACGTGCGGGAAAAAGCAAGCCTCGCCTATTACGCGGCTTCGCGCCTCGACGCCCATAAAGGGATCATGAACATTTTTTCCGGCATCGAGGTCCGCAATTACAAACAGGCTTTGCAAATTATCCGCGAGCAGCTGGCGGCAATGGAAGCGGGCGAGATCAGCGAAACGGAAATCAGCCAAACGCGGGCTATGCTGACAAATGCGCTGCGGGAAATTTGCGATTCCGCCTATGAAATGATCTCGTTCGACTTTAACAACCGCGTGGCGCATGTTGAGCGGAGCGTTCCGGAACTGCTCGACAGGCTGGCCGGCGTAACCGCCGCCGCTATCCAACAAGCGGCGCAGCAAGTGCGATTGGATACGGTTTATTTTTTGCGGGACGATCAAAAGGCGCAAGGAGGGAAGAACGTTGCAGAAACTTCCGTATGA
- a CDS encoding pitrilysin family protein, translating into MQKLPYERLQETLYSETLANGLTVYVLPKPGFQKTYATFSAKFGSIDNHFQSGNKAASRVPDGIAHFLEHKLFAEPTGDVFATFSAQGAAANAFTSFDRTTYLFSATGNIAKNLQTLLDFVQNPYFTDENVEKEKGIIGQEINMYRDNPDWRNYYGLVKALYQQHPIRIDIAGSLDSIASIDKQLLYDCYHTFYHPANMQLFIVGGVDAAEIIELVKKNQERKTFAAAEKINRYFPQEPANVKTREIVVQLPVSLPKCLLGIKEEPLAGNGSDLLKRECEMKVLLDMLFGGSSRLYQELYEDNLISDQFGYEYQCAPGYAFSAVGGETRDPHLLVERIKERVDQLKESGLKESDFERNRKKRIGHFLRLLNSPEAIAHEFTKYRFRGADLFAMLSIYENMRFADVTKRLKRHFDWDRLAVSIVRGDAT; encoded by the coding sequence TTGCAGAAACTTCCGTATGAACGCCTGCAAGAAACGTTATATTCCGAAACGTTGGCCAACGGGCTGACCGTGTATGTACTCCCGAAGCCGGGGTTCCAAAAAACGTACGCGACGTTTTCCGCCAAATTCGGCTCCATCGACAACCATTTTCAATCCGGCAATAAAGCAGCGTCCCGCGTGCCGGACGGAATCGCCCACTTCTTGGAACATAAACTGTTTGCCGAACCGACCGGGGACGTCTTCGCCACTTTTTCTGCGCAAGGCGCCGCCGCCAATGCGTTTACCAGCTTCGACCGGACGACTTATCTGTTTTCCGCAACCGGCAATATTGCAAAGAATCTGCAAACACTGCTTGATTTTGTGCAAAATCCGTATTTCACCGATGAAAATGTGGAAAAAGAAAAAGGGATTATCGGCCAGGAAATCAACATGTACCGGGATAATCCGGATTGGCGCAATTATTACGGCCTGGTTAAAGCGTTGTATCAGCAGCATCCGATCCGCATCGACATAGCCGGTTCGCTCGATTCGATCGCCAGCATCGACAAACAACTGCTATACGATTGCTACCACACGTTTTACCATCCCGCCAACATGCAACTGTTCATCGTCGGCGGCGTGGATGCCGCAGAGATCATCGAGCTCGTCAAAAAAAATCAGGAACGAAAGACTTTCGCCGCCGCGGAGAAGATCAACCGATATTTCCCGCAAGAGCCGGCAAACGTAAAGACGCGGGAAATTGTCGTACAATTGCCCGTCTCGCTGCCGAAATGTTTGCTCGGCATCAAGGAAGAGCCGCTTGCCGGCAATGGAAGCGATTTGTTAAAGCGGGAATGCGAAATGAAAGTGCTGCTGGATATGCTGTTTGGCGGAAGCTCCAGACTTTACCAGGAACTGTATGAAGACAATCTGATTTCCGATCAATTCGGTTACGAATACCAGTGCGCGCCGGGTTACGCATTCTCGGCTGTCGGCGGCGAAACGCGCGATCCGCATCTGTTGGTGGAACGAATCAAGGAACGGGTCGATCAATTAAAAGAAAGCGGCCTCAAAGAAAGCGATTTTGAACGCAACCGCAAAAAACGAATCGGCCATTTTTTGCGGTTGCTGAATTCGCCGGAAGCGATTGCCCATGAATTCACCAAGTACCGTTTTCGCGGCGCCGATCTGTTTGCCATGCTGTCGATTTATGAAAACATGCGGTTTGCCGACGTAACAAAACGGCTTAAACGGCATTTCGATTGGGATCGCCTCGCGGTTTCGATTGTGCGGGGCGATGCTACATGA
- the fabG gene encoding 3-oxoacyl-ACP reductase FabG, whose product MNKPFSQMNVLVTGASKGIGAAIARRFAVAGMNVVIHYLHSHEAANEVARDCLAFNCNVLTVAADIRSREQIMRMRDKLAEHGMMPDILINNAGISHYGLLTDVTEAEWDDVMNVNLKGLFLCTQTFLPGMIAQKYGRIVNVSSIWGITGGACEVVYSTTKGGINAFTKALAKELAPSDITVNAVAPGVVDTDMLKTFDSAEKQLLAEKIPAGRFAQPEEIASLVYFLSLPESGYITGQIISPNGGWLT is encoded by the coding sequence ATGAACAAACCGTTTTCCCAAATGAATGTGCTGGTCACTGGAGCGAGCAAAGGAATCGGCGCGGCGATTGCGCGCCGGTTCGCCGTTGCCGGAATGAATGTCGTGATCCATTATTTGCATTCGCATGAAGCGGCCAATGAAGTGGCGCGCGATTGCCTTGCGTTCAACTGCAACGTATTGACGGTTGCCGCGGATATACGCTCCCGCGAGCAGATCATGCGCATGCGCGACAAATTGGCGGAACACGGCATGATGCCCGACATTTTGATCAACAATGCCGGCATTTCCCATTACGGTTTGCTGACCGACGTGACCGAAGCCGAATGGGACGATGTGATGAACGTCAATTTGAAAGGCCTGTTTCTTTGCACGCAAACGTTTTTGCCCGGCATGATCGCCCAAAAGTACGGCCGAATTGTCAACGTGTCCTCCATTTGGGGGATTACGGGAGGAGCGTGCGAAGTGGTGTATTCGACGACCAAGGGCGGAATCAATGCGTTCACCAAAGCGTTAGCCAAGGAACTGGCGCCTTCGGACATTACCGTAAACGCCGTCGCGCCGGGAGTTGTCGATACGGATATGTTAAAAACGTTTGACAGCGCGGAAAAACAGCTGTTGGCGGAAAAAATTCCGGCGGGCAGATTCGCGCAGCCGGAAGAAATCGCTTCACTGGTCTATTTTTTGTCATTGCCTGAATCCGGTTACATTACCGGACAAATTATCAGTCCGAACGGGGGCTGGCTCACCTGA
- a CDS encoding DUF3243 domain-containing protein, translating to MATVLETFDKWKSFLKERVNAAQNKGMSEDTITNLATEIGDFLSNHVDPENKEQRLLKELWDVADATEQKTIARLMIKLVEKK from the coding sequence ATGGCCACGGTGTTGGAGACCTTCGACAAATGGAAGTCGTTCCTTAAAGAGCGGGTGAATGCCGCGCAAAACAAAGGGATGAGTGAAGATACAATCACAAATCTTGCCACGGAAATCGGCGATTTCTTAAGCAACCATGTCGACCCGGAAAATAAAGAACAGCGGCTGCTGAAAGAATTGTGGGACGTTGCCGATGCCACCGAGCAGAAAACAATAGCCCGTCTGATGATCAAACTGGTTGAGAAAAAATAA
- a CDS encoding DUF3388 domain-containing protein — MKQKRWYMEYRIARNRPGLLGDIASLMGMLKINILTINGVEDRTRGMLLQSDNPEKIRLLGEMLQMVQDITVTKLREPKLVDIVAMRHGRFVERDLDDRRTFRFVRAELGMLVDFLGEICKRDGHQVIGLRGMPRVGKTESIIAGSVSASKRWIFVSSTLLRQTVRSQLTEEEMNPDHIFIIDGIVSTTRSNEKHDHLLKQIMEMPATKIIEHPDMFVRESGYDYRIFDCMIELRNAPEEIIDYDAITNNLEAF, encoded by the coding sequence ATGAAGCAAAAGCGGTGGTACATGGAATATCGGATCGCCCGCAATCGCCCCGGTTTATTAGGCGATATCGCATCGCTGATGGGGATGTTGAAAATCAACATTTTAACGATCAACGGAGTGGAAGACCGCACCCGCGGCATGCTGCTGCAATCGGATAATCCGGAAAAAATCCGCTTGTTGGGCGAAATGCTGCAGATGGTTCAAGATATTACGGTTACCAAATTGCGCGAGCCAAAGCTTGTCGATATCGTAGCGATGCGGCATGGGCGGTTTGTCGAACGTGATTTGGACGACCGCAGAACATTCCGGTTTGTGCGCGCGGAATTGGGAATGCTGGTGGACTTTTTGGGGGAAATATGCAAGCGTGACGGCCACCAGGTGATTGGGCTAAGAGGGATGCCGCGCGTCGGCAAAACCGAATCGATTATCGCCGGCAGCGTCAGCGCAAGCAAGCGTTGGATATTCGTCTCTTCAACGTTGTTGCGGCAAACGGTGCGCAGCCAACTAACGGAAGAGGAAATGAATCCGGATCATATTTTTATCATCGACGGCATCGTCAGCACGACCCGTTCAAACGAAAAGCATGATCATCTGCTGAAGCAAATCATGGAAATGCCCGCCACGAAAATTATTGAACACCCCGACATGTTTGTGCGCGAGTCCGGGTATGATTATCGTATATTTGACTGTATGATTGAATTGCGAAACGCTCCGGAAGAAATCATCGATTATGACGCCATAACGAACAATTTGGAGGCTTTTTGA
- a CDS encoding RodZ domain-containing protein translates to MSDLGNLLRKARLEKGITLDELQEMTKIRKRYLEAIEEGQFSVLPGNFYARAFVKSYAEAVELNVDEVLRLLSGEIPAPQQETHTEHLHRAKRRSVSSETWSKWTSFAIAIAFPILIFAVIYYFFFYNAEPKHNADNGNPLTTETEIIDATPTPTLTPTAAGTPTPTPTPEQTEFQLLKTDEATNTEFYEIVASKLDIVLTLTGEECWVGLNKDNSHGEVLQQIKLQKGGKEFAEWTVDNTTANAFYLNIGNPRSIEVTINGKKMDMGTNPSFPKRFQMTLRP, encoded by the coding sequence ATGTCGGACCTGGGTAATTTGTTGCGGAAGGCAAGGTTGGAAAAAGGAATTACGCTTGACGAGCTGCAGGAAATGACGAAGATCCGCAAACGGTATCTGGAAGCGATCGAAGAAGGCCAATTTTCGGTGCTGCCCGGCAATTTTTACGCGCGCGCGTTTGTCAAAAGCTATGCCGAAGCTGTCGAGTTGAATGTTGACGAAGTGCTGCGCCTGTTAAGCGGAGAAATTCCCGCGCCGCAGCAGGAAACCCATACCGAGCATCTGCATCGCGCCAAACGCCGTTCCGTAAGTTCGGAAACATGGAGCAAATGGACATCGTTTGCCATCGCCATCGCTTTTCCCATCCTGATCTTTGCGGTCATCTATTATTTCTTTTTTTATAACGCCGAACCGAAGCACAATGCGGACAACGGCAATCCTTTAACCACGGAGACGGAAATCATCGACGCTACGCCGACGCCGACGCTTACGCCGACAGCCGCAGGCACGCCGACGCCAACGCCGACGCCGGAACAAACCGAATTTCAATTATTGAAAACCGACGAAGCGACCAATACGGAATTTTACGAGATTGTAGCAAGCAAGCTGGACATTGTCTTAACGCTTACCGGCGAGGAATGCTGGGTGGGGTTGAACAAGGACAACAGTCACGGCGAAGTGTTGCAGCAGATAAAATTGCAAAAAGGCGGAAAAGAGTTTGCGGAATGGACGGTTGACAATACGACAGCCAACGCGTTTTATTTGAATATCGGCAATCCCAGATCGATCGAAGTGACGATCAACGGCAAGAAAATGGATATGGGAACGAATCCGAGCTTCCCGAAACGATTCCAAATGACCTTGCGCCCGTAA
- a CDS encoding YajQ family cyclic di-GMP-binding protein, with translation MAAENSFDIVSRLDMQELQNAIAQAEKEIANRFDFKGSKSSITLDKEALVIVSDDEYKLGSVIDILQSKMIKRGLSLKALEYGKIEPAAGKTVRQRVNLKQGLDQTTAKKINELIRDSKLKVKSQTQKDQIRVSGKSKDDLQKVMQLLKSQDLPADLQFVNFR, from the coding sequence ATGGCGGCGGAAAATTCGTTTGATATTGTGTCCAGGCTGGACATGCAGGAATTGCAAAATGCCATTGCGCAAGCGGAAAAGGAAATCGCCAACCGCTTTGATTTTAAAGGCAGCAAAAGCAGCATTACGCTGGATAAAGAGGCGTTGGTGATCGTTTCCGATGATGAATATAAGCTGGGTAGCGTGATCGATATTTTGCAATCCAAAATGATCAAGCGGGGCCTCTCGCTGAAAGCGTTGGAATATGGAAAAATCGAGCCGGCGGCGGGCAAAACGGTGCGCCAACGGGTGAATTTGAAACAAGGTTTGGACCAAACGACCGCCAAAAAGATCAACGAGTTGATCAGAGACAGCAAACTGAAAGTGAAAAGCCAAACGCAGAAAGACCAAATACGGGTTTCCGGCAAAAGCAAAGACGATTTGCAAAAAGTGATGCAACTGCTAAAGTCGCAAGATTTGCCGGCGGACTTGCAATTTGTAAATTTTCGCTGA
- the pgsA gene encoding CDP-diacylglycerol--glycerol-3-phosphate 3-phosphatidyltransferase yields MNLANRITLARIFLVPIIMLFLLVKIDLPPIHIPEINGTDFSITYNQIIACLIFIIAASTDSLDGYIARKHKLVTNLGKLLDPLADKLLIATVLVSLVEMDKLDAWIAIVIISREFAVTALRQVALLEGVVIPASKWGKWKTATQIVAIIALLINNFPFLYIGIPFDLIAAWVAAAITIYSGIDYFIKAKDVINLTGA; encoded by the coding sequence ATGAATCTGGCCAACCGCATTACGTTGGCAAGAATTTTTCTCGTTCCGATCATCATGCTGTTTTTATTGGTGAAAATCGACTTGCCCCCCATCCATATTCCGGAAATAAACGGCACCGATTTTTCGATAACCTATAATCAAATTATCGCTTGCCTTATTTTTATTATTGCCGCCAGTACGGACAGTCTGGACGGCTATATCGCCCGCAAGCATAAACTGGTGACGAATTTGGGCAAACTGCTGGATCCGCTTGCCGACAAATTGCTGATAGCGACCGTGTTGGTCTCGCTTGTCGAAATGGACAAGCTGGACGCCTGGATCGCCATCGTCATTATCAGCCGAGAGTTTGCGGTGACGGCGTTGCGCCAGGTGGCGCTATTGGAAGGCGTGGTGATACCGGCAAGCAAATGGGGAAAATGGAAAACGGCCACGCAGATCGTCGCGATCATCGCGTTGTTGATCAATAATTTTCCGTTTCTGTATATCGGGATTCCGTTCGATTTGATTGCGGCTTGGGTAGCCGCGGCAATTACGATTTATTCCGGCATCGATTACTTTATCAAAGCGAAAGATGTAATTAATTTGACGGGAGCATAA